The Streptomyces cadmiisoli genome has a segment encoding these proteins:
- a CDS encoding bifunctional DNA primase/polymerase, with translation MPVELRFPRSDSGQPAPGPSVAELSLATARWCTRRGWPVHPLSAGRKTPAGNCPDCRENPHPPADCACLPAGRWCHGFHAATLDQDRIQQWWGTHPEFGIGVSCGPAGLIVLDVDAHAAEPPIRDRLLPGIPIADHIDLTGLANGFHTLAILAALRGRPSPAADETTLRVRTPSGGLHVWYRVGDGRPWQSSVGSSAGRALAWQVDIRAHGSYIIAPGTTTRQGTYTPIGDAREPAALPLWLAQELERTGHLPAPNLPGPRPVPPRARQAVLAAGGGRDRVRPVLASVLAPVEVCGQVSEGAGFSDALNRAAYTLGGLIAAGRLPREEAEQALKEAATVARPGQERRIEQIIRSGLAAGLKRPLHDNGGRA, from the coding sequence ATGCCTGTTGAACTGCGGTTTCCCCGCAGCGACTCAGGGCAGCCCGCCCCTGGTCCTTCAGTCGCTGAGCTGTCACTCGCCACCGCGCGCTGGTGTACGCGCCGTGGCTGGCCCGTGCATCCCCTCTCCGCGGGCCGCAAGACCCCCGCAGGCAACTGCCCCGACTGCCGGGAGAACCCGCACCCGCCGGCCGACTGCGCCTGCCTGCCTGCCGGCCGCTGGTGCCACGGGTTCCACGCTGCGACCCTCGATCAGGATCGCATCCAGCAATGGTGGGGGACACACCCGGAGTTCGGTATCGGGGTCTCCTGCGGTCCGGCCGGGCTGATCGTGCTCGACGTGGATGCTCACGCCGCAGAGCCGCCCATCCGGGACCGGCTCCTGCCCGGCATCCCCATCGCCGACCACATCGACCTCACCGGACTGGCCAACGGCTTCCACACCCTCGCCATCCTGGCCGCACTCCGCGGCCGGCCCAGCCCCGCCGCCGACGAGACCACCTTGCGCGTCCGAACCCCCTCCGGGGGCCTGCATGTCTGGTACCGGGTCGGCGACGGCCGACCCTGGCAGTCCTCCGTCGGCTCCAGTGCGGGCCGTGCGCTGGCCTGGCAGGTCGACATCCGAGCCCACGGCAGCTACATCATCGCCCCGGGCACCACCACCCGGCAGGGCACCTACACACCGATCGGTGATGCCCGTGAGCCCGCTGCGCTTCCCCTCTGGCTGGCGCAGGAGCTGGAGCGCACCGGTCATCTGCCCGCCCCCAACCTCCCCGGGCCCAGGCCGGTCCCGCCCCGTGCCCGGCAGGCCGTGCTCGCCGCCGGCGGCGGCCGCGACCGGGTGCGCCCCGTGCTGGCCTCGGTACTGGCTCCCGTCGAAGTGTGCGGGCAGGTGAGTGAGGGCGCGGGGTTCTCCGACGCGCTCAACCGTGCCGCCTACACGCTCGGCGGGCTGATCGCAGCCGGCCGCCTGCCCCGGGAAGAGGCGGAACAGGCCCTGAAGGAGGCCGCGACCGTGGCCCGTCCCGGACAGGAGCGGCGTATCGAGCAGATCATCCGCAGCGGCCTCGCCGCCGGCCTCAAGCGCCCCCTCCACGACAACGGGGGGCGCGCATGA
- a CDS encoding DNA primase family protein, producing MTSPRPETLFEFDPEAVAAQIRAQGPAAVPRPAKSDTDRAAAGEATADGLLPDTLSDRGNAKLFVRLYANDYRHVPGIGWYRWDTTRWQIDEDDTVLWAAGDLAENIATHDPRGVYTTTALQRHRQRALSTTGINAMLSQAKSAPGMVLNAALLDADPYALCTPAGIVDLRTGLLKVPDPNKDFHSRSTTVGPQHLPTPRWERFLSDTFGEGTEGREMIDYLQLLLGYSVTGDVGGQILPFLFGSGKNGKSVLLDVLMKLLGDYADAAPPGFLMARPYEGHPTDLAELHGRRVIVCSEVKPGDKFDEARVKLLTGGDRIKARRMRQDFFSFEPTHKLWLLGNHRPEVGTGGFAFWRRMRLIPFERVVPDHLKIDNLADILVTEEGPGILGWLIAGARHYLAGDRDLTGPECVRIATTAYAETEDHTGRFYEECCILDPDLRAEQTALYAAYKSWCQNEGAPVMSSRAFAARTRELVGLASPKEMILSNQRKHYPGIGLLTDQERDA from the coding sequence ATGACGTCGCCCAGGCCCGAGACCCTCTTCGAGTTCGACCCCGAGGCGGTCGCCGCCCAGATCCGGGCTCAGGGGCCCGCCGCCGTGCCGCGTCCGGCGAAGTCCGACACGGACCGGGCCGCGGCCGGTGAGGCGACGGCGGACGGGCTGCTGCCCGACACGCTGTCCGACCGCGGCAACGCCAAGCTGTTCGTCAGGCTCTACGCCAACGACTACCGGCACGTCCCCGGTATCGGCTGGTACCGGTGGGACACCACCCGCTGGCAGATCGACGAGGACGACACGGTCCTGTGGGCCGCCGGTGACCTCGCGGAGAACATCGCCACCCACGATCCGCGAGGCGTCTACACCACCACCGCGCTCCAGCGGCACCGCCAGCGGGCCCTGTCCACCACCGGCATCAACGCCATGCTCTCCCAGGCGAAGTCCGCCCCCGGAATGGTCCTGAACGCCGCCCTACTGGACGCGGACCCGTACGCGCTGTGCACGCCGGCGGGCATCGTGGACCTGCGGACCGGTCTGCTGAAGGTCCCCGACCCGAACAAGGACTTCCACTCCCGCTCCACCACCGTGGGCCCCCAGCACCTGCCCACGCCCCGGTGGGAGAGGTTCCTCAGCGACACCTTCGGCGAGGGCACCGAAGGCCGGGAGATGATCGACTACCTGCAACTGCTGCTCGGATACTCCGTGACAGGCGACGTCGGTGGCCAGATCCTCCCGTTCCTCTTCGGCTCCGGCAAGAACGGCAAGTCCGTTCTGCTCGACGTCCTGATGAAGTTGCTGGGCGACTACGCCGACGCCGCCCCGCCCGGCTTCCTGATGGCCCGTCCCTACGAGGGCCACCCCACGGACCTCGCGGAGCTGCACGGCCGCCGAGTCATCGTCTGCTCCGAGGTCAAGCCGGGCGACAAGTTCGACGAGGCCCGCGTCAAGCTGCTGACAGGCGGCGACCGTATCAAGGCCCGCCGTATGCGGCAGGACTTCTTCAGCTTCGAGCCGACCCACAAACTGTGGCTGCTGGGCAACCACCGGCCCGAGGTCGGCACCGGAGGCTTCGCCTTCTGGCGCCGTATGCGGCTGATCCCGTTCGAGCGCGTCGTCCCCGACCATCTGAAGATCGACAACCTGGCCGACATCCTCGTCACCGAGGAAGGGCCCGGGATCCTGGGCTGGCTCATCGCCGGTGCACGGCACTACCTCGCCGGCGACCGCGACCTCACCGGTCCCGAGTGCGTCCGTATCGCCACCACGGCCTACGCGGAGACCGAGGATCACACCGGCCGTTTCTACGAGGAGTGCTGCATTCTGGACCCGGATCTTCGAGCGGAGCAGACGGCGCTCTACGCCGCATACAAGTCGTGGTGCCAGAATGAAGGGGCGCCGGTCATGTCCTCACGGGCGTTCGCGGCCCGGACCCGTGAACTCGTGGGGCTGGCCTCGCCCAAGGAGATGATCCTGTCCAACCAGCGCAAGCACTACCCGGGCATCGGACTGCTCACCGACCAGGAAAGGGACGCATGA
- a CDS encoding DUF6009 family protein, whose amino-acid sequence MSSLITEDEVSHETEFVWLEDIADLDYVRQSLDRLPTRKGRPAYHRDGRMVGYALLGPTAKPSRTSGTFRRRVFWLLPHDRDTEPDGLYAKSAPAEAVDPRTLEPRVKGYKTERSEGGPPSTAMQQLGITLPL is encoded by the coding sequence ATGAGCTCCCTGATCACCGAGGACGAGGTCAGCCACGAAACCGAGTTCGTATGGCTGGAAGACATCGCCGACCTGGATTACGTGCGCCAGAGTCTGGACAGGCTCCCGACTCGCAAGGGCAGGCCTGCGTACCACCGCGACGGCCGTATGGTGGGTTACGCCCTGCTCGGGCCCACCGCCAAACCCTCACGTACCTCGGGGACGTTCCGCCGTCGGGTCTTCTGGCTGCTGCCCCACGATCGCGACACCGAGCCGGACGGCCTCTACGCCAAGAGCGCTCCGGCCGAAGCCGTCGACCCGCGCACCCTGGAGCCGCGCGTGAAGGGCTACAAGACGGAGCGGTCCGAGGGCGGGCCACCCTCCACCGCGATGCAGCAACTGGGGATAACGCTGCCGCTCTGA
- a CDS encoding L,D-transpeptidase translates to MQRIRVPALARSGLRAAGAAALLAPLAACSGGTTPPPADGGVADDRPAVVSVAPEGRRVTAGEPVEVTAERGSLTSVTVTDAEGGRLDGRFSADRTSWISNRKTVPGAAYRVTAATRSKGGTAGTRRASFTTAEADKVNKVDWRPGTGTTVGIAQPISLVFDHPVENRAEVEKQLEVTTSNGTEGSWGWMRDWSGKDRVDWRPRTYWKPGTRVTLKAELNGTDSGPDGGWFVRDYSTDFTIGDRQVVRVDLDEHELTLVRDGSTVRRIPVSGGTPGGDKRSWRGTTVLMAKEGTINMNSETVGLGDAYNKMVDWSMRLTWSGTYAHAAPWNARYLGNANRSSGCIGMSDADARWLYGQVRPGDPFEIEGEDTKGTVAPNNGFGEWNLSWDAWQRRSALR, encoded by the coding sequence TTGCAGCGCATACGTGTACCTGCCCTTGCCCGCTCGGGCCTGCGGGCTGCCGGCGCCGCCGCCCTGCTGGCACCGCTCGCCGCCTGCTCCGGCGGCACCACTCCCCCACCGGCCGACGGCGGGGTGGCGGACGACCGGCCCGCCGTCGTGTCCGTGGCCCCGGAGGGACGGCGGGTCACGGCCGGCGAACCGGTCGAGGTCACCGCCGAGCGGGGCAGCCTCACCTCGGTCACGGTCACCGACGCCGAAGGAGGCAGACTCGACGGCCGGTTCTCGGCCGACCGCACGTCCTGGATCTCGAACCGCAAAACGGTGCCCGGCGCGGCCTATCGGGTCACGGCCGCGACCCGGAGCAAGGGCGGCACCGCCGGCACGAGGCGGGCCTCCTTCACCACGGCGGAGGCCGACAAGGTCAACAAGGTGGACTGGCGGCCCGGCACCGGCACCACCGTCGGAATCGCCCAGCCGATCTCGCTCGTCTTCGACCACCCCGTCGAGAACCGTGCCGAGGTGGAGAAGCAGCTCGAGGTCACCACGTCGAACGGCACCGAGGGCTCCTGGGGCTGGATGCGCGACTGGTCGGGCAAGGACCGGGTGGACTGGCGGCCCAGGACGTACTGGAAGCCCGGCACCAGGGTCACCCTGAAGGCAGAGCTGAACGGCACCGATTCCGGGCCGGACGGCGGCTGGTTCGTCCGCGACTACTCGACCGACTTCACCATCGGCGACCGCCAGGTCGTACGGGTCGACCTCGACGAACACGAGCTGACGCTGGTGCGCGACGGCAGCACCGTCCGGCGGATCCCGGTCTCCGGGGGCACACCCGGCGGCGACAAACGCTCCTGGCGGGGCACCACGGTGCTGATGGCGAAGGAGGGCACGATCAACATGAACTCCGAGACCGTCGGCCTCGGTGACGCCTACAACAAGATGGTCGACTGGTCGATGCGACTGACCTGGTCCGGAACGTATGCGCACGCCGCGCCGTGGAACGCCCGGTATCTCGGCAACGCCAACCGCAGTTCGGGCTGCATCGGGATGAGCGACGCCGACGCGCGATGGCTCTACGGGCAGGTGCGGCCCGGCGACCCGTTCGAGATCGAGGGCGAGGACACCAAGGGCACGGTCGCGCCGAACAACGGCTTCGGCGAGTGGAACCTGTCCTGGGACGCGTGGCAGCGCAGGAGCGCCCTGCGCTGA
- a CDS encoding lipid II:glycine glycyltransferase FemX, producing MSALLVPPGRGHPARNPDVRLTSLPAGTYRAFLASPAGTALGAGFLQCPSWAAVKEGWRALLLGWGPDPEAGGLNGVALVLLRQFPGTRKYFAYLPEGPVVDWADPDLDGWLTPLLERLRAEGAFAVRIGPTPPYRRWDAALLKSRTGPGRSLGDVLAAEVDPLGTAVAERLRARGWHRCGGDGPGQDGDAQPRHVFRIPLTGRDRDDLWAGLNQEWRRNVRRAGKEGVEVVLGSAADLPEFHRLLRITEERDGFRLGRSQAYYERQYAALNAEEPGRMKLYLARHHGEVLAAHTMITVGRRVWYQTGASADHRREVRPSNALQWRMLLDAHALGADEYDMRGVPSTLDPDERAYGLLRWKLGTGGQVVETLGEWERPLGGTANHTLYRAFQAYLARR from the coding sequence GTGTCAGCGCTGCTCGTGCCGCCCGGCCGCGGTCACCCGGCCCGGAATCCGGATGTCCGGCTGACGTCCCTCCCCGCCGGGACCTACCGCGCGTTCCTCGCCTCCCCCGCCGGCACCGCGCTCGGTGCCGGATTCCTACAGTGCCCGTCCTGGGCGGCCGTCAAGGAGGGCTGGCGGGCCCTGCTGCTCGGCTGGGGACCGGACCCGGAAGCCGGTGGGCTGAACGGCGTCGCACTGGTCCTGCTCCGCCAGTTCCCCGGCACGCGCAAGTACTTCGCCTACCTCCCGGAGGGGCCCGTCGTCGACTGGGCGGACCCGGACCTCGACGGCTGGCTCACGCCGCTGCTGGAGCGTCTGCGCGCCGAGGGCGCCTTCGCGGTGCGCATCGGCCCGACCCCGCCGTACCGGCGCTGGGACGCGGCCCTCCTGAAGTCCCGCACCGGCCCCGGCCGGAGTCTGGGTGACGTCCTCGCCGCCGAGGTCGACCCGCTGGGCACGGCGGTCGCCGAACGGCTGCGCGCCCGCGGCTGGCACCGGTGCGGCGGCGACGGCCCCGGCCAGGACGGCGACGCCCAGCCGCGCCATGTCTTCCGCATACCGCTCACCGGACGCGACAGGGACGACCTGTGGGCCGGACTCAACCAGGAGTGGCGGCGCAATGTCCGCCGCGCCGGGAAGGAAGGCGTGGAGGTGGTGCTGGGCAGCGCCGCCGACCTGCCCGAGTTCCACCGGCTGCTGCGGATCACCGAGGAGCGCGACGGCTTCCGGCTCGGGCGGTCGCAGGCGTACTACGAGCGCCAGTACGCGGCCCTCAACGCCGAGGAGCCGGGCCGGATGAAGCTGTATCTCGCCCGTCACCACGGTGAGGTCCTCGCCGCCCACACGATGATCACGGTGGGCCGACGGGTCTGGTACCAGACGGGCGCCTCCGCCGACCACCGCCGTGAGGTGCGGCCCTCCAACGCCCTGCAGTGGCGGATGCTGCTGGACGCCCACGCGCTCGGGGCCGACGAGTACGACATGCGCGGGGTACCCTCCACACTCGACCCCGACGAACGTGCGTACGGACTGCTGCGGTGGAAGCTCGGCACCGGCGGACAGGTCGTCGAGACGCTGGGGGAGTGGGAGAGACCCTTGGGTGGCACCGCCAATCACACGCTGTACCGCGCCTTCCAGGCGTATCTGGCCCGCCGATGA
- the murJ gene encoding murein biosynthesis integral membrane protein MurJ produces MTTVTPGAGRAVPDPRAEAADTEGTAEPPSALRSSAVMAAGSLVSRVTGFARSAVVAAALGIGLTADGYAVGNSLPTIVYVLLLGGALNAVFVPELVKAAKEHDDGGAAYTDRLLTVCVVALLALTAGAVWAAPVIVDAYTDYSGDQAAMTVAFARFCLPQIFFLGLFTLLGQVLNARGRFGAMMWTPVLNNVVVIAVFGLFLALGAGDPLTAGETALLGWGTTAGIAVQALALVPVLRAVRFRWRPRFDWRGSGLTRPLRSAGWLVLLVLANQAAYWVTTRLATTAGLAGGPGFSAYNNAYLLWVVPHGIITVSLVTALMPRMSAAAADEDTAAVRRDVSAALRNSAAAVVPAACMLFALAQPLMSVVFGYGRTGAADTAAMAGILMAFAPGLVALSGQYVLSRAFYALFDTRTPFLLNLVVVCLNAGLSVAACMLLPNRWAVTGMAAAYSLALWAGWAVTGRVLGRRLAVARPLRSSAAGAHVRLLLAALPATALGQLAARGAAPAGAVAALAAGAAVIVLTFALLARPLRLTEVQALLTGARRRLARS; encoded by the coding sequence ATGACGACGGTGACACCGGGCGCGGGACGTGCCGTGCCCGATCCGCGGGCCGAGGCCGCGGACACCGAAGGGACGGCTGAGCCGCCGTCGGCGCTGCGCAGCAGCGCGGTCATGGCCGCCGGGTCGCTGGTGTCCCGCGTCACCGGGTTCGCCCGGTCCGCCGTGGTCGCCGCGGCACTCGGTATCGGCCTGACCGCCGACGGCTACGCGGTCGGCAACTCCCTGCCCACGATCGTCTACGTCCTGCTCCTCGGCGGCGCGCTCAACGCCGTCTTCGTGCCCGAACTGGTCAAGGCCGCCAAGGAACACGACGACGGCGGCGCGGCGTACACGGACCGGCTGCTCACCGTCTGCGTCGTCGCCCTGCTCGCCCTCACCGCAGGCGCCGTGTGGGCGGCACCCGTGATCGTCGACGCGTACACCGACTACAGCGGCGACCAGGCCGCCATGACGGTCGCGTTCGCCCGCTTCTGCCTGCCGCAGATCTTCTTCCTCGGGCTGTTCACGCTGCTCGGCCAAGTGCTCAACGCGCGTGGCCGGTTCGGCGCGATGATGTGGACCCCCGTCCTCAACAACGTCGTGGTCATCGCCGTCTTCGGCCTGTTCCTCGCCCTGGGCGCCGGGGATCCGCTCACCGCCGGGGAGACCGCGCTGCTCGGCTGGGGCACCACCGCCGGTATCGCCGTCCAGGCGCTGGCCCTCGTCCCCGTCCTGCGCGCGGTGCGCTTCCGCTGGCGGCCCCGCTTCGACTGGCGCGGCAGCGGACTGACCCGCCCGCTGCGTTCGGCGGGCTGGCTGGTGCTGCTGGTCCTCGCCAACCAGGCGGCCTACTGGGTCACCACCCGGCTCGCCACGACCGCGGGCCTGGCGGGCGGTCCCGGATTCAGCGCGTACAACAACGCCTACCTCCTGTGGGTCGTCCCGCACGGCATCATCACGGTCTCCCTGGTCACCGCGCTGATGCCACGGATGAGCGCGGCCGCCGCCGACGAGGACACCGCGGCCGTCCGGCGCGACGTCTCCGCCGCGCTGCGCAACAGTGCCGCCGCCGTCGTACCTGCCGCCTGCATGCTGTTCGCCCTCGCCCAGCCGCTGATGTCCGTCGTCTTCGGCTACGGCAGGACCGGCGCCGCGGACACGGCGGCCATGGCCGGGATCCTGATGGCCTTCGCGCCGGGACTCGTCGCCCTGTCCGGCCAGTACGTGCTCTCGCGCGCCTTCTACGCGCTGTTCGACACCCGCACCCCCTTCCTGCTCAACCTGGTGGTCGTCTGCCTGAACGCGGGTCTGTCCGTGGCCGCCTGCATGCTGCTGCCGAACCGGTGGGCCGTGACCGGCATGGCGGCGGCGTACTCCCTGGCCCTGTGGGCGGGTTGGGCGGTGACCGGCCGGGTGCTGGGGCGGCGGCTGGCCGTGGCCCGGCCGCTGCGGTCGTCCGCGGCCGGCGCCCATGTACGGCTGCTGCTCGCCGCGCTGCCGGCCACCGCACTCGGTCAGCTGGCCGCCCGCGGCGCCGCTCCGGCCGGGGCCGTCGCCGCGCTGGCCGCCGGAGCGGCCGTCATCGTGCTCACCTTCGCCCTGCTCGCCCGCCCGCTGCGGCTCACCGAAGTCCAGGCCCTGCTCACCGGCGCCCGCCGGCGACTGGCCCGGAGCTGA
- a CDS encoding response regulator transcription factor, translating into MPRVLLVEDDPSVREGVELGLRRRGHDVRSAATGEAGLVALREFHPDLLLLDLMLPGMNGVQVCRQVRENSQLPIIMLTARGDDFDVVVGLEAGADDYIVKPARTEVIEARIRAVLRRIDDPGQGRPAVEVHGDLAIDRAGLTVTRSGHRLALAPSELKLLLHLSAAPEQVFSRQQLLEHVWEHSFHADARLVDACVRRLRTKIEDESQPPRYIQTLRGFGYRFGPL; encoded by the coding sequence ATGCCCCGAGTGCTCCTGGTGGAGGACGACCCGTCCGTACGCGAAGGGGTCGAGCTCGGCCTGCGCCGCCGCGGCCACGACGTGCGCTCCGCCGCGACGGGGGAGGCCGGACTCGTCGCGCTGCGCGAGTTCCACCCCGATCTGCTCCTGCTGGACCTGATGCTGCCCGGGATGAACGGCGTCCAGGTCTGCCGGCAGGTGCGGGAGAACAGCCAGCTCCCGATCATCATGCTCACGGCCCGCGGCGACGACTTCGACGTGGTGGTGGGACTGGAGGCCGGGGCCGACGACTACATCGTCAAGCCGGCCCGTACCGAGGTGATCGAGGCCCGGATCCGCGCTGTGCTGCGCCGTATCGACGACCCCGGCCAGGGCCGCCCGGCCGTCGAGGTGCACGGCGACCTCGCCATCGACCGGGCGGGACTGACGGTGACCAGGTCCGGGCACCGCCTGGCGCTCGCGCCCTCCGAACTGAAACTGCTGCTGCACCTGTCCGCCGCCCCCGAGCAGGTGTTCAGCAGACAACAACTGCTGGAGCACGTGTGGGAGCACAGCTTCCACGCCGACGCGCGGCTGGTCGACGCGTGCGTCAGACGGCTCCGCACCAAGATCGAGGACGAGTCGCAGCCGCCGCGCTACATCCAGACCCTGCGGGGTTTCGGCTACCGCTTCGGACCGCTGTGA
- a CDS encoding ATP-binding protein — protein sequence MITLSRSEAGPAHGARTADGSPAGDDPAPAVRRASLGRALRRARTLTFGLRTRLVLAFLLIAAVTAVTTAALTYREARNALLKTTQDTAVSSFRDQVQQTAFSLPVEAVTLQERLREIAAKGKPRPWVVFAEYGAVRASSGANPVSTVITPELRRAAGADPHGTFQRVVKDGEPYLTIAMPTVFAAGPDTVLPTRLVVYAVMPMTDEQTNVDALLVAARNGALPGLAIALVPALLTARSVLRPVRELRRAARSMGSGRLDTRIRPQGNDELAELAHTFNDSASELEHTVRELRQAEARARRFAADVSHELRTPLAGMLAVTEVLDESAEQLDPDTARAVRLVSTETGKLAVLVEDLMEISRFDARAAELNTDEVDPAEAVRKTLQARHWTDDRFRTELPEGLRALLDPRRFDIVIANLVGNALHHGGAPVTVRQRTGVRSDGSPVLITEVADSGPGISPEALPHIFDRFFKADAARTRSAGSGLGLAITLENVRLHGGTIHAGNLPGGGALFTVELPLHTEGHVG from the coding sequence GTGATCACCCTGTCCCGTTCCGAGGCCGGCCCCGCGCACGGCGCCCGCACGGCCGACGGCTCCCCGGCGGGCGACGACCCCGCACCGGCCGTGCGCCGCGCGAGCCTCGGGCGGGCGCTGCGCCGGGCCCGGACCCTGACGTTCGGGCTGCGTACCCGGCTCGTGCTGGCGTTTCTGCTGATCGCCGCCGTCACCGCCGTCACCACCGCCGCGCTGACCTACCGCGAGGCCCGCAACGCCCTGCTCAAGACGACCCAGGACACAGCCGTCTCGTCGTTCCGCGACCAGGTCCAGCAGACCGCCTTCTCGCTGCCCGTGGAGGCCGTCACCCTCCAGGAGCGGTTGCGCGAGATCGCCGCCAAGGGCAAGCCGCGCCCCTGGGTGGTCTTCGCGGAGTACGGCGCGGTGCGGGCCTCGTCGGGCGCGAACCCCGTCTCCACCGTGATCACCCCCGAACTGCGCCGCGCCGCCGGCGCCGACCCCCACGGCACCTTCCAGCGGGTCGTCAAGGACGGCGAGCCCTATCTGACGATCGCCATGCCCACCGTCTTCGCGGCAGGCCCGGACACGGTGCTGCCCACCCGGCTCGTGGTCTACGCCGTCATGCCGATGACCGACGAGCAGACCAACGTCGACGCGCTCCTCGTCGCGGCCCGCAACGGCGCCCTGCCCGGCCTCGCCATCGCCCTCGTCCCCGCGCTGCTCACCGCCCGCAGTGTCCTGCGCCCGGTGCGCGAGCTGCGGCGGGCCGCCCGCAGCATGGGCAGCGGCCGGCTCGACACCCGCATCCGGCCGCAGGGAAACGACGAACTCGCCGAACTCGCCCACACCTTCAACGACTCCGCGAGCGAACTCGAGCACACCGTGCGCGAGTTGCGCCAGGCCGAGGCCCGGGCCCGCCGTTTCGCCGCCGACGTCTCCCACGAACTGCGCACCCCGCTGGCCGGGATGCTGGCGGTCACGGAAGTCCTCGACGAGAGCGCGGAACAGCTCGATCCCGACACCGCGCGGGCGGTACGGCTGGTCAGCACCGAGACCGGCAAGCTCGCCGTGCTCGTCGAGGACCTCATGGAGATCTCCCGCTTCGACGCGCGCGCGGCCGAGCTGAACACCGACGAGGTCGATCCGGCGGAGGCCGTCCGCAAGACCCTTCAGGCCCGGCACTGGACCGACGACCGGTTCCGCACCGAACTGCCCGAGGGCCTACGGGCGCTGCTCGATCCGCGTCGCTTCGACATCGTGATCGCCAATCTCGTCGGCAACGCGCTGCACCACGGCGGGGCGCCCGTCACCGTACGGCAGCGCACCGGCGTGCGCTCCGACGGCAGCCCCGTGCTGATCACCGAGGTCGCCGACAGCGGCCCCGGCATCAGCCCCGAGGCCCTGCCGCACATCTTCGACCGCTTCTTCAAGGCGGACGCCGCCCGCACCCGTTCCGCGGGCAGCGGCCTCGGGCTGGCGATCACACTGGAGAACGTACGGCTGCACGGCGGGACGATCCACGCGGGGAACCTGCCCGGTGGCGGTGCCCTCTTCACCGTCGAACTGCCGCTGCACACGGAAGGCCACGTCGGATGA
- a CDS encoding DUF6009 family protein has protein sequence MSSLLSDSDLAHEAQVVWLENVGGLDYVRQALDKTPRRRNKPRYARDGRMVGYTELDDSAPADPDSGLYRRRVFFLLPHDRDNQPDGLYQEGAPGEAVDPRTIRPRKVGEKTPRSQRGPAPLTAPAKPAVDSLPG, from the coding sequence ATGAGTTCGCTGCTGAGCGACAGCGATCTCGCCCACGAAGCGCAAGTGGTGTGGTTGGAGAACGTGGGCGGCCTCGACTATGTACGCCAAGCCCTCGACAAGACGCCGCGCCGGCGGAACAAGCCGCGCTACGCCCGTGACGGCCGCATGGTCGGATACACGGAGCTCGACGACTCGGCCCCGGCCGACCCGGACAGCGGACTGTACCGGCGGCGCGTGTTCTTCCTCCTCCCGCACGACCGGGACAACCAGCCCGACGGGCTCTACCAGGAGGGCGCCCCCGGGGAGGCCGTCGATCCGCGGACCATCCGCCCCAGAAAGGTCGGCGAGAAGACCCCGCGGTCACAGCGTGGCCCGGCCCCGCTGACCGCTCCGGCCAAGCCCGCCGTGGACAGCCTGCCCGGCTGA